One genomic segment of Musa acuminata AAA Group cultivar baxijiao chromosome BXJ3-3, Cavendish_Baxijiao_AAA, whole genome shotgun sequence includes these proteins:
- the LOC135634141 gene encoding uncharacterized protein LOC135634141, whose translation MHGREGEERKRRRHMWPVPAPGTAASASSSSSAPPPSLAFPENPSSESDSSRSSCDSFLKDGRKIRVGDCALFQAGNAPPFIGIIRWFTEGKEDHLRLCVNWLYRPADIKLAKGVLLEAAPNEVFYSFHKDVITAASLLHPCKVVFLRKGVELPAGVSSFICRRVYDITNKCLWWLTDQDYINERQEEVDQLLDRTQLEMHAAVQSGGRSPKPLNGPSSTQQLKSSSESDHNTGPSLPFQSKLKKRDRSDQGTEHIKRERSSKPDDGDSFKSDNMMKAELVKITEKGGLISTEGVEKLVNLLQHDRPENKIDVSSRILVANVIAATDRYDCLGRFVQLKGVPVLNDWLQQVYKSKAGDGTSHKESDKAVEELLLALLCALAKLPVNLNALQACNIGKSVNHLRSHKNPEIQKKARSLIDTWKKRVNAEITRINDAKSVGLGQPVWQVKSGSSDVSHVGNRRSGPTDVVSKSPVTHTACKSSKPGHSDPIVKSASATQGSSKATSIATGSKDSLCKAAHHSGGTEMTPTAVKEEKSSSSSHSQNNSQSCSSDHAKTVGSSWKEDTRSSSAGSINATKAAGASSRHRRSSNGVTVTSISGVQKETHPSKSGSLNRAATLEKSSQSGLTCEKPIDMPAVDHGNNHRLIVRLPNPARSPARSASGGSFDDPSISGSRASSPGFSDKHEHGDRRVKPRVDAYQSNIVMDANTESWLSNDVKELPVGAGGVRSPAADEEHIRSAGETGKDTEAPGAACSSSGNEKGVSSTETRTRSSLSSIIALIESCVKYSEASDPSAVEDDVGMNLLASVATGEISKSDLISPTGSAGASPGAEDPSTEAKSRLSSADDLAQSHIELDEAADADSIKKGKSVNSISTGDVPCQDGTNFLGNSGNDVSLHDNKSTGEEAEQSASGLSSHKTKDSCPIPKPKLEEERDGNFLVSKSAGLGKWDNDGVPPLEEKHITGLDNSTDCKLKERSSMEDESKPRECARQKIGDDSICTFEVANKDGCDHDIAAPGIKIEKLVIEECQSGLTAKVVPEVAPQSCQQQPQMPVIVERSDNDAISSGVPDVAYPENADGSKTCKPDNLGVNHFESNDKHECDSLNLSKLDESVRLATTSCSTACAAEDLKIKESLESLTVGSASQEPPSSCTAQEMENQSKPAGSRFSGAFADVKEDLASSLEASSLAVKAVPDVASKLDFDLNEGITGDDGTQVETSVSISTVCSSIGHLPSLSLFSNSMLTGLPAPITVAAPAKGPFVPPENLLKSKDEPGWKGSAATSAFRPAEPRKVLEVPLNTSGVLLPSDSAGKQCRPPLDIDLNEPDERALEDMATQSSAKSMGSELGTVGNLDAPGRISGGLDLDLNRVDEGMESGQFLVSTSHRMEVPLFAIGQASTEFPNREANMLRDFDLNNGPGLDEVCAEPVTRNQNTKSTGSVPFLPAVAGVRMNPPELGSVSSWFPPGGSYPAVAIPSFLTNRGEHPYPIVAAAGGQRILGPVTASGPYGGDVYRGPGLSSSPAMAFAPATAFPYAGFTFGSNFPLASTSFSGGSATFVDSSSGAGSGFPAIPSPLVGPAGGILSNYPRPYAIGPPEGSASGGSDNSRKWITSALDLNAGPGNAEGKDDRLPLPTRQLVSNSQAFMEEQVRMYAVAGGGLKRKEPEGGWDADRSAYKQISWQ comes from the exons GATGGGCGTAAAATTCGAGTTGGTGATTGTGCTCTTTTCCAGGCTGGCAATGCACCTCCTTTCATTGGAATAATTCGCTGGTTTACAGAAGGCAAGGAGGATCACCTTCGGTTATGTGTTAATTGGCTTTACCGACCTGCTGACATTAAGCTTGCCAAAGGTGTATTGCTTGAAGCTGCTCCAAACGAAGTTTTTTACTCCTTCCACAAGGACGTGATAACTGCAGCTTCATTGCTTCATCCTTGTAAAGTAGTGTTTTTACGTAAGGGTGTCGAGCTTCCAGCAGGGGTATCATCATTTATATGCAGACGAGTATATGACATTACTAACAAGTGCTTGTGGTGGTTGACTGATCAAGACTATATCAAT GAACGACAAGAGGAAGTAGATCAGCTTTTGGACAGAACTCAATTAGAAATGCACGCAGCAGTTCAGTCCGGTGGACGTTCACCTAAACCACTTAATGGTCCATCAAGCACACAACAGTTAAAATCTAGTTCAGAGAGTGATCATAATACTGGCCCTTCTCTCCCGTTTCAATCGAAGTTGAAGAAGAGAGACAGGAGTGATCAGGGCACAGAGCATATCAAGAGAGAGCGGTCTTCTAAACCAGATGATGGTGATTCATTTAAATCTGATAACATGATGAAGGCAGAATTAGTCAAAATAACAGAAAAAGGTGGACTTATAAGCACCGAAGGGGTTGAGAAATTGGTGAACTTATTGCAGCATGATAGACCCGAGAATAAAATAGATGTTTCTAGTCGGATACTGGTTGCAAATGTGATTGCAGCCACTGATCGTTATGATTGCCTTGGCAGGTTTGTGCAGCTTAAGGGTGTGCCAGTCTTGAATGATTGGCTCCAGCAGGTGTACAAGTCTAAGGCTGGTGATGGTACTAGTCATAAAGAAAGTGATAAAGCTGTTGAGGAGCTTCTCTTGGCTCTTCTTTGTGCACTGGCTAAATTGCCTGTCAACCTTAATGCTCTGCAGGCTTGTAATATTGGTAAATCTGTGAATCACTTGCGGAGCCATAAAAATCCTGAAATCCAGAAGAAGGCTAGGAGTCTTATTGACACCTGGAAGAAACGAGTTAATGCCGAAATAACAAGGATCAATGATGCCAAATCTGTTGGATTAGGCCAACCTGTTTGGCAAGTTAAGTCAGGTTCTTCTGATGTTTCTCATGTTGGAAACAGACGATCTGGACCAACTGATGTGGTTTCTAAGAGCCCTGTAACTCATACTGCATGTAAGTCTAGTAAGCCTGGACATTCAGATCCTATTGTGAAGTCAGCTTCAGCAACACAAGGGTCTTCGAAAGCAACATCTATTGCAACTGGCTCAAAGGATTCACTTTGCAAAGCAGCTCATCACAGTGGGGGTACAGAGATGACACCAACAGCAGTCAAAGAGGAGAAGAGCAGTAGTTCCAGTCATTCTCAGAACAATAGCCAATCTTGTTCTAGTGATCATGCAAAAACAGTGGGTTCCTCATGGAAGGAAGACACAAGGAGTTCAAGTGCTGGGTCAATTAATGCTACTAAGGCCGCTGGTGCTTCATCCCGTCATCGAAGATCGAGCAATGGGGTTACTGTGACTAGTATTTCTGGAGTTCAGAAGGAAACTCATCCAAGTAAATCTGGTTCTCTCAACCGAGCTGCAACATTGGAAAAATCATCACAATCAGGACTGACATGTGAAAAACCAATTGATATGCCTGCTGTAGATCATGGAAATAACCACAGGCTTATTGTCCGGCTTCCTAACCCTGCTCGAAGCCCTGCACGAAGTGCAAGTGGAGGTTCATTTGATGATCCATCAATTTCCGGTAGCAGAGCATCCTCTCCTGGGTTCTCAGATAAACATGAGCACGGTGATCGTAGAGTGAAGCCAAGGGTTGATGCTTATCAATCTAACATTGTCATGGATGCTAATACAGAGTCATGGCTGAGCAATGATGTAAAAGAATTGCCAGTTGGAGCTGGGGGTGTTAGATCACCAGCAGCTGATGAAGAACACATCAGGAGTGCTGGGGAAACTGGAAAGGATACTGAGGCTCCAGGAGCTGCGTGTTCATCTTCTGGAAATGAAAAGGGTGTTTCCTCGACTGAAACCAGGACAAGAAGTTCTTTAAGTTCTATAATTGCCTTGATTGAAAGTTGCGTCAAATACTCTGAAGCTAGTGATCCTTCAGctgttgaagatgatgttgggATGAATCTGCTTGCTAGTGTGGCAACTGGAGAAATCTCCAAGTCTGACTTAATTTCTCCCACTGGCTCAGCTGGGGCATCACCTGGGGCCGAAGACCCATCTACGGAGGCCAAGTCAAGGTTATCAAGTGCTGATGATTTGGCCCAGAGTCATATTGAATTAGATGAAGCCGCAGATGCCGACTCCATTAAGAAAGGGAAGAGTGTCAATTCTATTTCAACTGGGGATGTTCCATGTCAGGATGGGACCAACTTTTTGGGAAACAGTGGAAATGATGTCtccttgcatgataataaatcgACAGGTGAGGAGGCTGAACAATCTGCTTCTGGTTTGAGTTCTCACAAAACTAAAGACTCTTGTCCCATACCTAAGCCGAAACTCGAGGAAGAAAGAGATGGAAATTTTTTGGTGTCCAAGTCAGCTGGATTGGGGAAGTGGGATAATGATGGAGTCCCTCCACTCGAGGAAAAGCATATAACAGGTTTGGACAATTCTACTGATTGCAAGCTTAAAGAAAGAAGCTCAATGGAAGATGAAAGCAAACCTAGGGAATGTGCTCGTCAGAAGATTGGAGATGACAGTATATGTACCTTTGAGGTTGCTAACAAAGATGGATGTGATCATGACATTGCTGCTCCAGGTATCAAGATAGAAAAGCTGGTCATCGAGGAATGTCAATCAGGCCTTACAGCAAAAGTAGTGCCTGAGGTTGCACCCCAATCTTGCCAGCAACAACCTCAGATGCCTGTGATTGTGGAGAGAAGTGATAATGATGCTATTTCATCTGGTGTTCCTGATGTTGCATATCCAGAAAATGCTGATGGGTCAAAGACTTGCAAGCCTGATAACCTGGGGGTCAATCACTTTGAGTCGAATGATAAACATGAATGTGACAGCCTCAACCTGTCTAAACTTGATGAATCAGTTAGACTAGCAACCACCTCCTGCAGTACTGCTTGTGCAGCTGAAGATTTGAAAATAAAGGAGTCTCTTGAAAGTTTAACTGTGGGATCAGCCAGTCAagaaccaccctcaagttgtacaGCCCAAGAGATGGAGAACCAATCAAAACCTGCTGGTTCTAGGTTCTCGGGGGCTTTTGCGGATGTGAAGGAGGATCTTGCATCATCCCTGGAGGCCTCTTCATTGGCTGTTAAAGCTGTGCCAGATGTTGCTAGTAAGCTTGACTTTGATTTGAACGAAGGCATCACCGGAGATGATGGAACCCAAGTTGAGACTTCTGTCTCTATTTCAACCGTGTGTTCCTCTATAGGTCATTTGCCCAGCCTGTCTCTGTTCTCAAATTCCATGTTGACCGGGTTGCCTGCTCCAATTACAGTAGCTGCACCAGCGAAAGGACCTTTTGTTCCACCTGAAAACTTATTAAAGAGCAAGGATGAGCCTGGATGGAAAGGCTCGGCCGCCACTAGTGCTTTCCGGCCAGCAGAACCACGTAAAGTTCTGGAGGTGCCACTCAATACTTCTGGAGTGTTGCTACCATCTGATTCTGCAGGAAAGCAGTGTCGTCCTCCACTCGATATTGATCTGAATGAACCTGATGAGAGAGCTCTTGAAGACATGGCCACTCAGAGCTCTGCTAAGTCCATGGGCTCTGAGCTGGGGACAGTGGGCAATCTTGATGCACCTGGACGAATTTCTGGGGGACTTGATCTTGATCTAAATAGGGTCGATGAAGGTATGGAAAGTGGCCAGTTCTTAGTGAGCACCTCCCATAGGATGGAGGTTCCACTTTTTGCCATAGGACAAGCATCAACGGAATTTCCTAATAGGGAGGCCAATATGTTAAGGGACTTTGATCTAAATAATGGACCGGGCCTCGATGAAGTTTGTGCTGAACCTGTAACGAGGAACCAAAATACAAAAAGCACTGGTAGTGTGCCATTCTTACCTGCAGTTGCTGGTGTCAGAATGAATCCTCCTGAATTGGGAAGTGTATCATCGTGGTTTCCTCCTGGTGGTTCTTATCCTGCTGTTGCTATACCATCCTTCTTGACCAACAGAGGAGAGCACCCTTACCCAATTGTTGCAGCTGCAGGAGGCCAAAGAATTTTGGGGCCAGTTACAGCTAGTGGTCCCTATGGGGGAGATGTTTACCGGGGCCCTGGGCTTTCATCATCTCCAGCCATGGCATTTGCTCCTGCTACGGCATTTCCTTATGCTGGGTTCACTTTCGGGTCCAATTTTCCGCTTGCATCAACTTCGTTTTCAGGTGGATCGGCAACCTTTGTCGATTCTTCGTCTGGAGCTGGTTCAGGTTTCCCTGCCATTCCTTCGCCACTTGTTGGACCTGCTGGTGGCATTTTATCCAATTATCCGAGGCCTTATGCGATAGGCCCTCCTGAGGGTAGTGCCAGTGGTGGATCCGACAACAGCAGGAAATGGATTACATCAGCACTTGATCTTAATGCAGGTCCAGGAAATGCAGAAGGAAAGGATGACAGATTGCCCTTGCCAACGAGACAACTAGTTTCAAACTCCCAGGCTTTCATGGAGGAACAGGTAAGAATGTATGCGGTGGCAGGAGGGGGTCTGAAGAGGAAGGAACCTGAGGGAGGTTGGGATGCAGATAGATCTGCTTACAAGCAAATCTCATGGCAGTGA
- the LOC135634137 gene encoding xyloglucan O-acetyltransferase 1-like: MSPLHWHLSPSPLSSPPPQASLNLLPIIHHNPNTGMGTHLYHHHNTPKTHHLLLKKLIIWALYTIIPLALLHLYLFPLFSPPPQPNATLSPSSSSSSASSTTTTTTFTSSSSSSSQAGVAELKKRPSRPRCNYSDGQWVRHSGEPRYSGTGCKTIKEGQNCMAHGRPDTGYLHWRWQPKQCAVPAFDPAAFLRLIENRHLAFIGDSMARNQLESLLCLLATAEEPELVYRDGEDNKFRRWVFRGRNATVSVLWSPFLVKGVEKSEATGQYHNNLYLESVDERWASELDGMDVVVFSVGHWYLHPAFYHENGVVLGCHHCPEFNYTEIGFFDVFRKALNTTLREVSRRHDSSPGTSEKLVVVTTFSPAHFDGEWDKAGACPKKEPYKEGEKEMEYMDAEMRKIEVEEVAAAAERGGGKGLRFEALDVTKMALMRPDGHPGPYMHPNPFANGAQERMQNDCVHWCLPGPIDSWNEILLEMMRRWKGESK; the protein is encoded by the exons ATGTCGCCTCTGCACTGGCATTTGTcaccttctcctctttcttctccacCTCCCCAAGCTTCCCTTAATCTCCTCCCCATCATCCACCACAACCCCAACACAGGAATGGGCACACACCTCTACCACCATCACAACACCCCCAAAACCCATCATCTCCTCCTCAAGAAGCTCATCATTTGGGCTCTCTACACCATCATCCCCTTGGCTCTTCTCCACTTgtacctcttccctctcttttctcccCCTCCCCAACCAAACGCCACTCtctcgccctcctcctcctcctcctccgcctcttccaccaccaccaccaccactttcacctcctcctcctcctcctcctcccaag CAGGAGTAGCTGAGCTGAAGAAGCGGCCGAGCAGGCCCCGGTGCAACTACTCCGATGGCCAGTGGGTTCGACACTCCGGCGAGCCTCGTTACAGTGGCACCGGCTGCAAGACCATCAAAGAAGGGCAGAACTGCATGGCGCATGGCCGGCCCGACACCGGCTACCTCCACTGGCGGTGGCAGCCGAAGCAGTGCGCGGTCCCAGCCTTCGACCCAGCCGCGTTCCTGCGGCTGATCGAGAACAGGCATCTGGCCTTCATTGGCGATTCCATGGCCCGGAACCAGCTGGAGTCCCTCCTCTGCCTCCTCGCCACCGCGGAGGAGCCCGAGCTGGTCTACCGCGATGGCGAGGACAATAAGTTCCGGCGGTGGGTCTTCCGCGGCCGCAACGCGACCGTGTCCGTCCTCTGGTCGCCCTTCCTGGTGAAGGGAGTGGAGAAGTCGGAGGCGACGGGGCAGTACCACAACAATCTGTACCTGGAATCCGTCGACGAGCGGTGGGCTTCGGAGTTGGATGGGATGGACGTGGTGGTCTTCTCGGTGGGGCACTGGTACCTCCACCCGGCATTCTACCACGAGAACGGGGTCGTTCTCGGCTGCCACCACTGCCCGGAGTTCAACTACACCGAGATCGGCTTCTTCGATGTGTTCCGCAAGGCACTCAACACCACTCTCAGGGAGGTCAGCAGAAGACACGATTCGTCACCAGGCACTTCCGAGAAGCTCGTGGTGGTGACGACCTTCTCCCCGGCGCACTTCGACGGGGAATGGGACAAGGCCGGGGCGTGCCCGAAGAAAGAGCCATACAAGGAAGGGGAAAAGGAGATGGAGTACATGGACGCCGAGATGAGGAAGATAGAGGTGGAGGAAGTGGCCGCGGCGGCGGAGAGGGGAGGAGGAAAGGGTCTGAGGTTTGAGGCGTTGGACGTGACCAAGATGGCACTGATGAGGCCGGACGGCCACCCGGGGCCATACATGCATCCCAATCCTTTTGCCAATGGAGCGCAGGAGAGGATGCAGAATGACTGTGTGCACTGGTGCTTGCCGGGCCCAATTGATTCATGGAATGAGATACTACTGGAGATGATGAGGAGATGGAAGGGTGAGAGCAAATGA
- the LOC103977834 gene encoding MLP-like protein 423 — protein sequence MASTAEVLVAVKSSPDRFWEAIRGSTELFPKVFPEQYQSIEIVEGDGRSAGTVRLLKYAQGVPLVTFAKEKIEEVDDASKQVSYSLIDGELVSYYKNFKASLKVEPNGDGSQVKWCMEYEKANTEVPDPDLVKETATKTFSALDEYLAKN from the exons ATGGCCTCCACGGCTGAAGTGTTAGTGGCGGTGAAGTCCTCGCCGGACAGGTTCTGGGAAGCCATCCGCGGCTCCACCGAGCTCTTCCCCAAGGTCTTCCCCGAGCAGTACCAGAGCATCGAGATCGTCGAGGGCGATGGCCGCAGCGCCGGCACCGTCCGCCTGCTAAAATACGCCCAGG GAGTTCCACTGGTGACGTTCGCCAAGGAGAAGATCGAGGAGGTGGACGACGCAAGCAAGCAGGTGTCGTACAGCCTGATCGACGGCGAGCTGGTGAGCTACTACAAGAACTTCAAGGCCAGCCTGAAGGTGGAACCCAACGGCGACGGCAGCCAGGTGAAGTGGTGCATGGAGTACGAGAAGGCCAACACAGAGGTCCCTGACCCGGACCTCGTCAAGGAGACGGCGACCAAGA